A single genomic interval of Deltaproteobacteria bacterium harbors:
- a CDS encoding DUF3047 domain-containing protein, with the protein MRFWKFVLIFFIALSVTPVLAENKQVLFREDFNTLSNWKPLTFPKIKKHSTYTIVAEGKHSFLRAESHASASAIIYRQTFNVYEYPLMRWRWKVDNVYKNGNIRDKSGDDYPIRVYVMFQYDPKQADISERLSYGIAKTLYGKYPPHSTMNYVWTGYPIKERIITSPYTDRAKNVILENGRNAIGIWVEETVNILEDYRAAFGKEPPATAGIAIMNDSDNTGEMAVSYVDYIEVFK; encoded by the coding sequence ATGAGATTTTGGAAGTTTGTCCTGATATTCTTTATCGCCTTATCAGTCACTCCGGTTCTTGCCGAAAACAAGCAGGTTCTTTTCCGTGAGGATTTTAACACCCTCTCCAATTGGAAACCCCTCACTTTTCCCAAAATTAAGAAACACTCAACCTATACTATCGTCGCTGAGGGAAAACATTCTTTTCTGAGAGCGGAAAGTCACGCTTCCGCCTCGGCTATCATTTACCGACAAACATTCAATGTCTATGAGTATCCCCTAATGCGCTGGAGGTGGAAGGTAGACAATGTGTATAAAAATGGGAATATCCGAGACAAATCAGGGGATGATTACCCGATAAGGGTGTACGTCATGTTTCAGTATGATCCGAAACAGGCTGATATTTCAGAGCGGCTGAGCTACGGTATTGCCAAGACTCTCTATGGGAAATATCCGCCTCACAGTACAATGAACTACGTCTGGACAGGTTACCCGATCAAAGAACGAATTATCACCAGCCCATACACTGACAGGGCGAAGAATGTGATCCTTGAGAATGGTCGAAACGCGATTGGAATTTGGGTCGAGGAAACAGTGAATATCCTGGAAGATTACCGGGCAGCCTTCGGTAAAGAACCTCCGGCGACAGCCGGCATCGCTATCATGAATGACTCGGATAACACGGGAGAAATGGCTGTCTCATACGTTGATTATATCGAGGTGTTCAAGTGA